Proteins encoded within one genomic window of Lasioglossum baleicum unplaced genomic scaffold, iyLasBale1 scaffold0059, whole genome shotgun sequence:
- the LOC143219691 gene encoding uncharacterized protein LOC143219691, producing the protein MRKYQPLQAGCTTETYLPRTIQLKKAVVNVNNKDEACFFWAVVVGLYPAKTNPSRLSSYPHYKTVLQTEGFQSPMLFKDIRKFERKNDVSINVFEWVRKKCVTLHLTEKKRRRHVNLLFIQNAAKTHGHFACIRNLSRLVSSQLSKKKNHKHICDRCLQYFPTLERLNIHTIDCERMNDCALTLPTSEDKWLHFKNFVNKEQTPFIIYADLECLLLPEEQEGEDRAARVQYQQHHAFSIGYYIHCRYDESLCEYQPHIVMSVRKRLRKTIYECVIIVISRAHIRGPAHNECNLSYQSSYVIPVVFHNLSGYDAHFIIKELANSFEGRIDVLPLTKEEYISFTKNVSIGRQPGEERKYVKFLKFRFIDSFKFLNSSLDKLSSYLDKNKLCIVRGEFTHLSNDDFNLLTRKGVFPYDYLASYDKLNDTCLPPREAFYNRLNGSEISNIDYIHANTVWSRFTIQTLGECFRKFSR; encoded by the exons ATGCG CAAATACCAGCCATTGCAAGCCGGCTGCACCACTGAAACCTACTTGCCTCGAACGATTCAGCTGAAAAAAGCGGTCGTGAATGTGAATAACAAGGATGAGGCATGCTTTTTTTGGGCGGTCGTGGTGGGTCTCTATCCGGCCAAGACAAATCCATCGCGTTTATCATCATATCCACACTACAAAACAGTGCTTCAAACCGAAGGTTTTCAATCGCCTATGCTGTTCAAAGACATTCGaaaatttgaacgaaaaaaCGATGTTTCCATAAACGTGTTCGAATGGGTGCGCAAGAAATGTGTAACACTTCATTTGACTGAGAAGAAACGGAGAAGACATGTCAATTTGCTGTTTATCCAGAATGCTGCAAAGACGCACGGCCATTTCGCATGTATACGAAATTTGTCAAGATTGGTTTCATCACAGCTTAGCAAGAAGAAAAATCATAAACATATTTGTGATCG GTGCCTGCAATATTTCCCTACGCTGGAGAGATTAAACATTCATACAATCGACTGTGAACGAATGAATGATTGTGCTCTGACGCTTCCAACGAGCGAAGATAAGTGGTtacactttaaaaattttgtaaacaaaGAACAGACACCATTCATTATCTATGCTGACTTGGAGTGTCTGCTGCTGCCTGAGGAACAGGAGGGAGAAGACCGTGCAGCACGCGTACAATATCAACAACACCACGCGTTTAGTATAGGATACTATATACATTGTCGCTACGATGAATCGCTGTGCGAGTATCAG CCACACATTGTCATGTCTGTGAGAAAACGTTTGAGGAAAACGATATACGAGTGCGTGATCATTGTCATTTCACGGGCGCATATTCGTGGTCCAGCTCATAACGAATGCAATTTAAGCTATCAATCTTCGTACGTGATACCAGTGGTTTTCCATAATTTATCAGGCTACGATGCACATTTCATcataaaagaattagcaaattcGTTTGAGGGACGGATAGACGTATTACCATTGACGAAAGAGGAGTATATCTCATTCACGAAAAACGTTTCCATCGGGAGACAGCCGGGTGAAGAACGAAAGTATGTAAAGTTCTTAAAATTTCGCTTCATCGACTCATTCAAGTTCTTGAACTCAAGTCTGGACAAGCTGTCATCGTATTtggacaaaaataaattatGCATCGTACGAGGCGAATTTACACATCTTTCTAACGATGATTTCAACCTGTTGACCAGAAAAGGCGTGTTTCCATACGACTATCTGGCATCGTACgataaattaaatgatacatGTTTACCGCCGCGCGAAGCATTTTACAATCGGTTAAATGGTAGCGAGATATCCAACATTGATTACATTCATGCAAATACTGTTTGGTCGCGTTTCACTATACAAACGCTGGGAGA atgttttcgaaaattttcgcgatgA